In a single window of the Pseudomonadota bacterium genome:
- a CDS encoding succinate dehydrogenase/fumarate reductase iron-sulfur subunit, translating to MNVKILKYDPAMDAKPYYKIYNVPWKKNITVLEIIVYVHENHEAIAFDYSCRGRVC from the coding sequence ATGAATGTAAAGATATTAAAATACGACCCGGCAATGGATGCAAAACCTTATTACAAAATCTATAATGTTCCATGGAAGAAAAACATAACGGTTCTTGAAATAATAGTATATGTTCATGAGAACCACGAAGCAATTGCCTTTGATTATTCCTGCCGGGGAAGGGTATGC